From Streptomyces qinzhouensis, one genomic window encodes:
- a CDS encoding Lrp/AsnC family transcriptional regulator — protein sequence MLDDTDRRIVRVLTRDGRTPYTALARDLGVSEGTVRQRVARLQESGVLRIVALCDPLRLGHQSVRLMIRVRDLTPRAVAKTLSGMPMINHVALCAGSQDIFLEGTCRDQAQLVQLLDDIRMLPGVSRVQVLLLLELFKDYTWSGLASAVGQGVSEE from the coding sequence GTGTTGGACGATACGGACCGCAGGATCGTGCGCGTACTCACCCGGGACGGCCGAACGCCCTATACGGCCCTCGCCCGCGACCTGGGCGTTTCCGAGGGGACCGTACGCCAGCGGGTGGCCAGGCTCCAGGAGAGCGGCGTGCTGCGTATCGTGGCGCTCTGCGATCCGCTGCGACTGGGGCACCAGTCGGTACGGTTGATGATCCGCGTCCGCGATCTCACCCCGAGAGCGGTGGCCAAGACGCTCTCCGGAATGCCGATGATCAACCATGTCGCGCTCTGCGCCGGAAGCCAGGACATCTTCCTGGAAGGCACCTGCCGCGACCAGGCCCAGCTCGTCCAGTTGCTGGACGACATCCGGATGCTGCCGGGGGTCTCCCGGGTCCAGGTCCTGCTATTGCTGGAACTCTTCAAGGACTACACCTGGAGCGGACTGGCGAGCGCCGTGGGCCAGGGCGTCTCGGAGGAGTAG
- a CDS encoding ABC transporter substrate-binding protein, with the protein MRVRSVSRGVLTVAVATVTALVATGCGSSESSSGGGKKLNVYAWAGEIPDTVVKKFEQETGIDVTLDTFDSNETMTAKLSSGSAGYDLVEPSQYSVQQLVGQKLIQPLDHSRIKGLDNIADKFRDPSYDPGNKYSVPWIWGTTGFAYNKKCIPSATSWKTLFDEKHKGKVYMLDNMLAAYIAGLQVTGSRATSTDEGEIKDATEALTDQKKMLAGYNSTNYPQLLSSGQACAAQAWSGTAMAKVVAANPDVEYVLPEEGGSLWTDGLAIPKGAKNTDAAYQFINFLLRPEIAAMATDDGGSASANAKAREFVKDKKALENPAVYAPDAAVAKADFLLDPGAAMKHFQQGWTKVKAS; encoded by the coding sequence ATGCGCGTAAGAAGCGTCTCCAGAGGCGTCCTCACGGTCGCCGTAGCCACTGTCACCGCGCTCGTCGCCACCGGCTGCGGCAGCTCGGAATCCTCATCCGGCGGCGGGAAGAAGCTCAACGTCTACGCCTGGGCCGGGGAGATCCCCGACACCGTGGTGAAGAAGTTCGAGCAGGAGACCGGGATCGACGTCACCCTCGACACCTTCGACAGCAACGAGACCATGACCGCCAAGCTCAGCTCGGGCTCGGCCGGTTACGACCTGGTGGAGCCCAGCCAGTACAGCGTGCAGCAGCTCGTCGGACAGAAGCTGATCCAGCCCCTGGACCACTCCCGTATCAAGGGCCTCGACAACATCGCGGACAAGTTCCGCGACCCGTCGTACGACCCCGGGAACAAGTACTCCGTCCCGTGGATCTGGGGCACCACCGGCTTCGCGTACAACAAGAAGTGCATCCCGTCGGCGACGAGCTGGAAGACGCTCTTCGACGAGAAGCACAAGGGCAAGGTCTACATGCTGGACAACATGCTGGCGGCGTACATCGCGGGCCTCCAGGTCACCGGCTCCCGGGCCACCAGCACCGACGAGGGCGAGATCAAGGACGCCACCGAGGCGCTGACCGACCAGAAGAAGATGCTCGCGGGTTACAACTCCACCAACTACCCGCAGTTGCTGTCCTCCGGGCAGGCGTGCGCGGCCCAGGCGTGGAGCGGTACGGCGATGGCGAAGGTCGTCGCCGCCAACCCGGACGTCGAGTACGTACTCCCCGAGGAGGGCGGCTCCCTCTGGACCGACGGCCTCGCCATTCCCAAGGGCGCCAAGAACACCGACGCCGCCTACCAGTTCATCAACTTCCTGCTCCGCCCCGAGATCGCGGCCATGGCCACCGACGACGGCGGCAGCGCCAGCGCCAACGCCAAGGCGCGGGAGTTCGTGAAGGACAAGAAGGCGCTGGAGAACCCGGCGGTCTACGCCCCCGACGCGGCCGTCGCCAAGGCGGACTTCCTGCTCGACCCGGGAGCCGCGATGAAGCACTTCCAGCAGGGCTGGACCAAGGTGAAGGCGTCCTGA
- a CDS encoding ROK family protein — MQTQLVAALDIGGTKIAGALVDGRGRIRLRAQRATPAREDGETVMRAVAEVLAELSAAPQWARVSAVGIGSAGPVDASAGTVSPVNVPAWRDFPLVARVRRAAGGLPVGLVGDGVAMTAAEHWQGAARGHDNALCLVVSTGVGGGLVLGGRVHPGPTGNAGHIGHISVDFDGEPCPCGGRGCVEGIASGPNIARRALDRGWRPGPDGDASAAAVASAARAGHPVARASFERAAQALAAGIAATATLVEIDIAVVGGGVAGAGDVLFAPLRRSLRDYATLSFVRRLTVVPALTGTDAGLVGAAAAVVAPAAEGGAGVADAV; from the coding sequence ATGCAGACGCAGCTCGTCGCCGCTCTCGACATCGGCGGCACCAAGATCGCCGGAGCACTGGTGGACGGCCGTGGCCGCATCCGGCTGCGGGCCCAGCGGGCCACCCCGGCCCGGGAGGACGGCGAGACCGTGATGCGCGCGGTGGCCGAGGTGCTGGCCGAACTCTCCGCCGCCCCCCAGTGGGCCCGGGTCTCGGCCGTCGGTATCGGCAGTGCCGGGCCGGTGGACGCTTCGGCGGGGACGGTCAGTCCGGTCAACGTTCCGGCCTGGCGGGACTTTCCGCTGGTCGCACGGGTGCGCCGGGCCGCCGGTGGATTGCCGGTCGGGCTTGTCGGCGACGGAGTGGCCATGACCGCCGCCGAACACTGGCAGGGCGCGGCCCGGGGGCATGACAACGCCCTCTGTCTGGTCGTCTCCACCGGGGTCGGCGGCGGACTGGTGCTCGGCGGCCGGGTCCACCCCGGACCCACGGGCAACGCCGGTCATATCGGTCACATCAGCGTGGACTTCGACGGCGAGCCGTGTCCCTGCGGCGGGCGCGGCTGTGTCGAGGGGATCGCCAGCGGCCCCAACATCGCCCGGCGCGCCCTCGACCGGGGTTGGCGGCCAGGTCCCGACGGCGACGCGTCGGCCGCCGCCGTCGCGTCGGCCGCCCGGGCCGGGCACCCGGTCGCCCGCGCCTCCTTCGAACGGGCCGCGCAGGCGCTCGCGGCGGGCATCGCGGCCACCGCGACCCTCGTCGAGATCGATATAGCGGTCGTCGGCGGGGGAGTGGCCGGTGCCGGTGATGTCCTCTTCGCTCCGCTGCGCCGGAGCCTGCGCGACTACGCCACGCTCTCCTTCGTCCGCCGTCTCACCGTGGTCCCGGCGCTGACCGGTACCGATGCCGGACTGGTCGGCGCCGCGGCCGCGGTCGTGGCACCGGCGGCGGAAGGGGGAGCGGGCGTCGCCGACGCGGTGTGA
- a CDS encoding RraA family protein, giving the protein MPLSIHDLPAPLDTALADRLRTVDFPTLGHYLEEGFCDAALQRVAGTGKLVGRAVTVRTTATDSTLLHHAAGLVGPGDVVVVDTGGDRRHAPLGEVVVNALAARGAAGAVVDGLCTDIDALRAVGLPVYAYGRTPLTTKLHGLADGSLCAPVTCGGVPVHAGDIVLGDANGLIIAPAGRLADVLDEALADDAEEPALVAELWAGAPLGDLTGATETLRRLTASR; this is encoded by the coding sequence ATGCCGCTTTCCATCCATGACCTGCCCGCCCCGCTCGACACCGCACTCGCGGACCGGCTGCGGACGGTCGACTTCCCCACCCTCGGCCACTACTTGGAGGAAGGTTTCTGCGACGCCGCCCTCCAGCGGGTCGCGGGCACCGGCAAACTGGTCGGCCGGGCCGTGACCGTCCGTACCACCGCCACCGACTCGACCCTGCTCCACCACGCCGCGGGACTCGTCGGCCCCGGCGACGTCGTCGTCGTGGACACCGGCGGCGACCGCCGGCACGCCCCGCTGGGCGAGGTCGTCGTCAACGCCCTCGCCGCGCGCGGCGCCGCCGGGGCGGTCGTCGACGGGCTCTGTACCGACATCGATGCGCTGCGGGCCGTGGGACTGCCGGTGTACGCGTACGGCCGCACCCCCCTGACCACGAAGCTGCACGGCCTCGCGGACGGCTCCCTCTGCGCCCCCGTCACCTGCGGCGGGGTTCCCGTCCACGCCGGTGACATCGTGCTCGGCGACGCCAACGGGCTGATCATCGCCCCGGCGGGCCGGCTCGCCGACGTCCTCGACGAGGCACTCGCCGACGACGCGGAGGAGCCCGCCCTGGTCGCCGAGTTGTGGGCGGGCGCCCCGCTCGGCGACCTCACCGGCGCCACCGAGACCCTGCGGCGGCTCACCGCCTCCCGCTGA
- a CDS encoding ABC transporter permease — MKHTLDTVTAWLARGVIAFLYIPIVVVVVLSFNDSEVTYKWAGFSTRWYGELSRNTELLAALRVSAETALISATLATLCGLLAAMGMARLRSRGKAVFSGGLFLPLIVPEIVLGVALLSVFGAMSADLGTQTLVLGHLVVTLPYAALIVLGAYNALDASLEEAATDLGCNAWQAFRRVTLPLLRQPLLAAWLLSFTISFGNIVMSTFTNGVGSTTLPLRVYSMLKGGLTPEINALGTILVLFTLLIILGVGLRQMRRVLLGAGRS; from the coding sequence ATGAAGCACACTCTCGACACCGTGACCGCATGGCTCGCCCGCGGCGTGATCGCCTTCCTCTACATCCCCATCGTCGTCGTGGTCGTGCTCTCCTTCAACGACTCCGAGGTCACCTACAAGTGGGCCGGGTTCAGCACCCGTTGGTACGGAGAGCTGTCGCGGAACACCGAACTGCTGGCCGCCCTGCGGGTCAGCGCCGAGACGGCGCTGATCTCCGCCACCCTGGCCACCCTCTGCGGACTGCTCGCCGCGATGGGCATGGCCCGGCTGCGGTCCCGGGGCAAGGCGGTCTTCTCGGGCGGGCTCTTCCTGCCGCTGATCGTCCCGGAGATCGTGCTGGGCGTCGCCCTGCTCTCGGTCTTCGGCGCGATGAGCGCCGACCTCGGGACGCAGACCTTGGTCCTGGGCCATCTGGTGGTGACCCTCCCGTACGCGGCACTGATCGTCCTCGGCGCCTACAACGCGCTCGATGCGTCGCTGGAGGAGGCCGCGACCGACCTCGGGTGCAATGCCTGGCAGGCGTTCCGCCGGGTCACCCTGCCGCTGCTCCGGCAGCCGCTGCTGGCCGCGTGGCTGCTCAGCTTCACCATCTCCTTCGGCAACATCGTGATGTCGACCTTCACCAACGGCGTCGGCAGCACCACCCTGCCGCTGCGGGTCTACTCGATGCTCAAGGGCGGACTCACCCCCGAGATCAACGCCCTGGGCACCATCCTCGTGCTCTTCACTCTGCTGATCATCCTCGGAGTCGGACTGCGGCAGATGCGCCGGGTCCTGCTCGGCGCGGGCCGCTCCTGA
- a CDS encoding L-threonylcarbamoyladenylate synthase, producing MAKYFDVHPENPQRRTITGVADSIRSGALVAYPTDSCYALGCQLGSRDGIGRIRSIRDLDERHHFTLVCQNFGQLGQFVHIDNDVFRAIKAATPGSYTFILPATKEVPRQLLHPKKKTVGVRIPDHTVAQALLAELGEPLLSSTLLLPDEKEPLTQGWEIKERLDHVVDAVIDSGDCGTEPTTVIDFSGGAPEIVRRGAGDTTRFE from the coding sequence ATGGCGAAGTACTTCGATGTGCACCCCGAGAACCCCCAGCGGCGCACCATCACCGGCGTGGCCGACAGCATCCGTTCCGGCGCGCTCGTCGCGTACCCCACGGACTCCTGTTACGCACTGGGCTGTCAGCTGGGCAGTCGCGACGGGATCGGACGCATCCGGTCGATCCGTGATCTCGATGAGCGGCACCACTTCACCCTGGTGTGCCAGAACTTCGGGCAGCTCGGCCAGTTCGTGCACATCGACAACGACGTCTTCCGCGCGATCAAGGCGGCCACGCCGGGCAGCTACACGTTCATCCTGCCCGCGACGAAGGAGGTGCCGCGTCAGCTGCTGCACCCGAAGAAGAAGACGGTCGGGGTCCGCATCCCGGATCACACCGTCGCCCAGGCCCTTCTCGCCGAACTCGGTGAGCCCCTGCTCTCCAGCACCCTCCTGCTGCCCGACGAGAAGGAGCCGCTGACCCAGGGCTGGGAGATCAAGGAGCGCCTCGACCATGTCGTCGACGCCGTGATCGATTCGGGTGACTGCGGCACCGAGCCGACCACGGTCATCGACTTCTCCGGCGGTGCGCCGGAGATCGTACGCAGGGGAGCGGGCGACACCACCCGGTTCGAGTAG
- a CDS encoding helix-turn-helix transcriptional regulator, which translates to MRTDRLVAILLLLQRREQVTAAEVAQELEISERTARRDLDALAMAGVPVYSIQGRGGGWRLVGGARTDLSGLTMSEARALFLVAGPASAATPAVKAALRKLVQALPEPFRVQAEAAASSLVMDPERWGTSRVEHRPPRFLDELQDAVIRGVQVRLRYVDRESAETERTVHPLGIVAKGPWWYLVSNTEAGRRTFRIDRVSAADPTGDPVHRPEDFDLAESWREIADEIDRKRTPLEIQAVCVPHGIDVLRMALGRRLEVGGSTTDGRVEIVIRGHNEYLLAGELAGLVEWLEVTGPPGVRDRLASIGNALVERYG; encoded by the coding sequence ATGCGAACCGACCGGCTGGTGGCCATCCTCCTCCTGCTGCAACGGCGCGAGCAGGTGACGGCAGCGGAGGTCGCCCAAGAGCTGGAGATCTCCGAGCGCACCGCCCGCCGCGACCTCGACGCCCTGGCCATGGCCGGGGTGCCCGTGTACTCCATCCAGGGCCGAGGCGGCGGCTGGCGCCTCGTGGGCGGCGCCCGTACCGATCTGTCCGGATTGACCATGAGTGAGGCCCGCGCCCTGTTCCTGGTCGCCGGCCCGGCCTCGGCCGCGACGCCGGCCGTGAAGGCAGCCCTGCGCAAGCTCGTCCAGGCCCTGCCGGAGCCCTTCCGGGTGCAGGCCGAGGCGGCAGCCTCGTCGCTGGTCATGGACCCGGAACGATGGGGAACGAGCCGGGTCGAGCACCGCCCGCCTCGCTTCCTCGACGAACTCCAGGACGCGGTGATCCGCGGCGTCCAGGTGCGGCTCCGCTACGTCGACCGCGAAAGTGCCGAAACCGAGAGAACCGTCCACCCACTGGGCATCGTCGCCAAAGGTCCCTGGTGGTACCTCGTCTCCAACACCGAGGCCGGCCGGCGGACCTTCCGGATCGACCGGGTATCGGCCGCCGACCCGACCGGCGATCCCGTGCACCGACCCGAGGACTTCGACCTCGCCGAAAGCTGGCGCGAGATCGCCGACGAGATAGACCGCAAGCGAACCCCCCTCGAGATCCAGGCGGTATGCGTGCCCCACGGGATAGACGTGCTCCGGATGGCGCTCGGCCGCCGGCTCGAAGTGGGAGGTTCCACGACCGACGGCCGCGTCGAGATCGTGATCCGCGGCCACAACGAGTACCTGCTCGCCGGCGAGCTTGCCGGGCTGGTCGAATGGCTCGAGGTGACCGGTCCCCCAGGTGTGCGAGACCGCCTGGCCTCGATCGGCAACGCGCTCGTCGAGCGATACGGCTGA
- a CDS encoding Lrp/AsnC family transcriptional regulator: MIDDLDRRIIDQLRVDGRSSFAEIGRTVGLSEASVRARYQRLQRKGVLQVVGMTDAVRMGEMEVHLAVRVHHIPVALVAHELSRMPDVRYVASCVGPYDLIVDVRCRDLEHLAELLTERVRRVNGVAHAEALTVLEVIKDSYLWEGFREVPVRPGKRIIPG, translated from the coding sequence GTGATCGACGACCTGGACCGCCGGATCATCGACCAGCTCAGGGTCGACGGCCGCAGCTCCTTCGCCGAGATCGGCCGGACGGTCGGCCTCTCGGAAGCGTCGGTACGCGCCCGCTACCAGCGGCTCCAGCGCAAGGGCGTCCTCCAGGTGGTGGGGATGACCGACGCGGTACGCATGGGCGAGATGGAGGTCCATCTCGCGGTACGGGTCCATCACATCCCGGTCGCCCTGGTCGCCCATGAGCTGTCCCGGATGCCGGATGTGCGGTACGTCGCCTCCTGCGTCGGCCCCTACGACCTGATCGTGGACGTCCGCTGCCGCGATCTCGAACATCTCGCGGAGCTGCTCACGGAACGGGTCCGCCGGGTCAACGGGGTCGCCCACGCCGAGGCACTCACCGTGCTGGAGGTCATCAAGGACTCGTATCTGTGGGAGGGGTTCCGGGAGGTCCCGGTCCGGCCGGGGAAGCGGATCATCCCCGGCTGA
- a CDS encoding ABC transporter ATP-binding protein: MTTDTKTAPGAAARDHGVPAVRLTGVGKTFGSTPAVRDVTLDIRRNEFFSILGPSGCGKTTLMRMITGFETPTEGTVELGGVPATAVPPHKRDLNMLFQSYALFPHLSVADNIAFELKVRRSRPRAEIGDAVREALALVRLEGYGDRSIAQLSGGQRQRVAIARALIGRPSLLLLDEPLGALDQKLRAEMQLELKKIQREVGVTFVTVTHDQEEALTMSDRIAVMDGGRVLQVDSPEAIYERPATRFVADFIGTSTFLTGTVDTTAIGVPGLGRIPVPEGHGLPDGTEAHLALRPENIRLAPAGERPPGCDAVLDGTLRQTVYLGNATRYHLTLADGTSLVAEAGGADRGGLAAGDPVTAGWDPARARLLAE; encoded by the coding sequence ATGACCACCGACACGAAGACCGCCCCCGGGGCGGCAGCCCGGGACCACGGCGTCCCGGCCGTACGGCTCACCGGCGTGGGCAAGACCTTCGGCTCCACCCCGGCCGTGCGGGACGTCACCCTCGACATCCGGCGCAACGAGTTCTTCTCCATCCTCGGGCCCTCCGGCTGCGGCAAGACGACCCTGATGCGGATGATCACCGGCTTCGAGACACCCACCGAGGGCACTGTCGAACTCGGCGGCGTCCCCGCCACGGCCGTCCCGCCCCACAAACGCGACCTGAACATGCTCTTCCAGAGCTATGCCCTCTTCCCCCATCTCTCGGTCGCGGACAACATCGCCTTCGAGTTGAAGGTCCGCAGGTCCCGGCCCCGGGCGGAGATCGGCGACGCGGTCCGCGAAGCCCTCGCCCTGGTCCGCCTCGAAGGCTACGGCGACCGGTCGATCGCCCAGCTCTCCGGCGGCCAGCGGCAGCGCGTCGCGATCGCCCGCGCCCTCATCGGACGGCCGTCCCTGCTGCTGCTGGACGAGCCACTGGGCGCCCTCGACCAGAAGCTCCGGGCCGAGATGCAGTTGGAGCTGAAGAAGATTCAGCGCGAGGTCGGGGTGACCTTCGTGACCGTCACCCACGACCAGGAGGAGGCCCTGACCATGTCCGACCGCATCGCGGTGATGGACGGCGGCCGGGTGCTCCAGGTCGACAGCCCGGAGGCGATCTACGAACGCCCCGCGACCCGGTTCGTCGCCGACTTCATCGGCACCTCCACCTTCCTCACCGGCACCGTGGACACCACCGCGATCGGCGTCCCCGGCCTCGGCAGGATCCCCGTACCCGAGGGCCACGGACTCCCCGACGGCACCGAGGCCCATCTCGCCCTGCGGCCCGAGAACATCCGGCTCGCCCCCGCCGGGGAACGCCCGCCCGGCTGCGACGCCGTCCTCGACGGCACCCTCCGGCAGACCGTCTACCTCGGCAACGCCACCCGCTACCACCTCACCCTCGCCGACGGGACGTCCCTGGTCGCCGAGGCGGGCGGCGCGGACCGCGGAGGCCTCGCCGCCGGTGACCCCGTCACCGCCGGCTGGGACCCCGCCCGCGCCCGGCTGCTCGCCGAATGA
- a CDS encoding carbon-nitrogen hydrolase family protein — protein sequence MKVAAAQFAPTADAAANLAVIEEMTAEAAAAGAELAVFPEESMLPSEASDETGIPLRDLATAHWEPFVDGLSRTARTHGVAMVAAGFEDSGSALPYNTMVVVDATGEVIGLYRKMHLYDAFDYKESRHIQRGDTGPVVVRIGDFNVGLVNCYDVRFPEFTRSLVEMGADLLAVSAAWVKGPLKEDHWQTLVRTRAIENTCWVVASSLTTPDCIGLSMAVDPLGVVRAALGEEERSLLVVDADKDRIDRARTVLPVLRNRRIIIGPR from the coding sequence GTGAAGGTCGCCGCAGCACAGTTCGCCCCCACCGCAGACGCGGCGGCCAATCTCGCGGTCATCGAGGAGATGACCGCCGAAGCCGCCGCCGCGGGCGCCGAGCTCGCCGTCTTCCCCGAGGAGTCGATGCTCCCGTCCGAAGCCTCCGACGAGACCGGGATCCCGCTCCGGGACCTCGCCACCGCCCACTGGGAGCCCTTCGTCGACGGGCTCTCCCGCACCGCACGGACCCACGGCGTCGCGATGGTCGCCGCGGGCTTCGAGGACAGCGGCTCGGCCCTCCCGTACAACACCATGGTTGTTGTGGACGCCACCGGTGAGGTCATCGGCCTCTACCGCAAGATGCACCTCTACGACGCCTTCGACTACAAGGAGTCGCGGCACATCCAGCGCGGCGACACCGGCCCCGTCGTGGTCCGCATCGGCGACTTCAACGTCGGACTCGTCAACTGCTACGACGTGCGCTTCCCCGAATTCACCCGGTCCCTGGTGGAGATGGGTGCCGATCTCCTCGCCGTGTCCGCGGCCTGGGTGAAGGGCCCCCTCAAGGAAGACCACTGGCAGACCCTGGTGCGCACCCGGGCCATCGAGAACACCTGCTGGGTCGTCGCCTCGTCGCTCACCACCCCCGACTGCATCGGTTTGTCGATGGCCGTCGACCCCCTGGGCGTGGTGCGCGCCGCCCTCGGCGAGGAGGAGCGGTCGCTGCTCGTCGTCGACGCCGACAAGGACCGGATCGACCGGGCCCGTACCGTCCTGCCCGTCCTCCGCAACCGCCGCATCATCATCGGACCGAGGTGA
- a CDS encoding 3-keto-5-aminohexanoate cleavage protein: MFLKAAVNGGRTPTECPTVPVTAEQIAADTRAVLAAGADVVHFHVRTPDGGQSIRPDLLAEVLRAIRATAPDAVVGTTTGLWTCSGPEERYELVEAWDPMPDFASVAFCEEGAAETAELVVARGMVLESAVWTMDDVPALLASPTLHRNVRILIEPVEEDPDEAVAAARAMAGRIVAAGVTCPILYHGEGATVWPLVRAAQEDGHQARIGYEDGTDLPDGTPAPDNAALVRAVRALTATG, translated from the coding sequence GTGTTCCTGAAAGCCGCCGTCAACGGCGGGCGCACCCCGACCGAGTGCCCCACCGTCCCGGTCACCGCCGAGCAGATCGCAGCCGACACCCGGGCGGTGCTCGCCGCCGGAGCGGACGTCGTCCACTTCCACGTCCGCACCCCGGACGGCGGCCAGAGCATCCGCCCCGACCTGCTCGCCGAGGTGCTCCGCGCGATCCGTGCCACCGCCCCCGACGCCGTGGTCGGCACCACCACGGGACTGTGGACCTGCTCGGGCCCCGAGGAGCGGTACGAACTGGTCGAGGCGTGGGATCCGATGCCCGACTTCGCGTCGGTCGCCTTCTGTGAAGAGGGCGCGGCCGAGACCGCCGAACTCGTCGTGGCGCGAGGAATGGTGCTGGAGAGCGCCGTCTGGACCATGGACGACGTCCCCGCCCTCCTCGCCTCGCCGACCCTCCACCGCAATGTCCGGATCCTGATCGAACCGGTCGAGGAGGACCCGGACGAGGCGGTCGCCGCGGCCCGCGCGATGGCCGGACGTATCGTCGCCGCCGGAGTGACCTGCCCGATCCTCTACCACGGCGAAGGCGCCACGGTGTGGCCCCTGGTCCGTGCGGCCCAGGAGGACGGCCACCAGGCCCGCATCGGCTACGAGGACGGTACCGACCTTCCCGACGGCACCCCGGCCCCCGACAACGCGGCCCTGGTCCGCGCGGTCCGCGCCCTCACGGCCACCGGCTGA
- a CDS encoding ABC transporter permease, whose protein sequence is MTTLLLAPAGITVAGLVLVPLLLVVRNSFASADAYGGIQGGWTLANYQDLMDPVYLKVFSYSLGMAALNTAVCLVLGYVVSYYLSSRSPQRQMLLLLLIIVPFWTDFLVRTFAWINLLSPGGPVNSLTDAIGFTDGATQWIPSQGASFVGLVYAFLPTAIFPIYASLRSVDHSLGEAARDLGCGWWRVHTRVLLPIARPGMLAAALLTFIPTLGVFVIPVLLGGGRDQLVGNLIVTLYTEFRNQPMGAAASVVLLLLMVASMAVFGLAARRLRRKSA, encoded by the coding sequence GTGACGACCCTGCTCCTCGCCCCGGCCGGGATCACCGTCGCCGGCCTGGTGCTGGTGCCACTGCTCCTGGTGGTACGGAACAGCTTCGCCTCGGCCGACGCCTACGGCGGCATCCAGGGCGGCTGGACCCTGGCGAACTACCAGGACCTGATGGACCCCGTCTATCTCAAGGTCTTCTCCTACAGCCTGGGCATGGCCGCCCTGAACACCGCGGTCTGCCTGGTGCTCGGCTACGTCGTCTCGTACTACCTGTCGAGCCGGTCCCCGCAGCGCCAGATGCTGCTGCTCCTGCTGATCATCGTGCCGTTCTGGACCGACTTCCTGGTCCGCACCTTCGCGTGGATCAATCTGCTCAGCCCGGGTGGCCCGGTGAACAGTCTCACCGACGCGATCGGGTTCACCGACGGCGCCACCCAGTGGATCCCCAGCCAGGGCGCGTCCTTCGTCGGTCTGGTGTACGCCTTCCTGCCGACCGCGATCTTCCCGATCTACGCTTCCCTGCGCAGCGTCGACCATTCGCTCGGCGAGGCCGCCCGGGACCTCGGCTGCGGCTGGTGGCGGGTGCACACCCGGGTCCTGCTGCCGATCGCCCGGCCCGGGATGCTGGCGGCGGCACTGCTCACCTTCATCCCGACCCTCGGTGTTTTCGTGATCCCCGTGCTGCTCGGCGGCGGACGCGACCAGTTGGTCGGCAATCTCATCGTCACGCTCTACACCGAGTTCCGTAACCAGCCGATGGGCGCCGCCGCGTCCGTGGTGCTGCTGCTTCTGATGGTGGCCTCGATGGCGGTATTCGGACTCGCCGCCCGGCGGCTGAGGAGGAAGTCGGCATGA
- a CDS encoding LacI family DNA-binding transcriptional regulator, translating into MKDVAARAGVGLKTVSRVVNGEPGVTADTERRVQEAIESLGFRRNDSARVLRKGRTASVGLVLEDLADPFYGPLSRAVEEVARAHGALLINGSSAEDPEREQELALALCARRVDGLIVIPAGHDHRYLEPEIKAGIATVFVDRPPGLIDADAVLSDSCGGARAGVAQLIAHGHRRIGFIGDQPRIHTAVERLRGYRAAMEDAELPVHPSWVSLGSTAPERVRGAVEEMLTGPEPVTAVFAGNNRVTVTVVRALAGRERRTALVGFDDIELADLLGITVIAQDAALLGRTAAERLFRRLDGFNDEPAHMTLATRLIARGSGEIPPQ; encoded by the coding sequence ATGAAGGATGTGGCGGCGCGTGCCGGGGTCGGGCTGAAAACGGTCTCCCGGGTGGTCAACGGGGAGCCGGGAGTCACGGCCGATACCGAGCGCCGGGTCCAGGAGGCCATCGAGTCGCTCGGCTTCCGCCGCAATGACAGTGCGCGGGTACTGCGCAAGGGGCGGACGGCCTCCGTCGGCCTGGTGCTGGAGGATCTCGCCGATCCGTTCTACGGACCGCTGAGCCGGGCGGTCGAGGAGGTCGCCCGGGCCCACGGCGCCCTGCTGATCAACGGTTCGAGCGCCGAGGACCCGGAGCGGGAGCAGGAGTTGGCCCTCGCCCTGTGCGCCCGGCGCGTGGACGGGCTGATCGTCATCCCGGCGGGACACGACCACCGCTATCTGGAGCCGGAGATCAAGGCGGGGATCGCCACCGTCTTCGTCGACCGGCCGCCGGGGCTCATCGACGCGGACGCGGTCCTGTCCGACAGTTGCGGCGGCGCCCGGGCGGGAGTGGCGCAGTTGATCGCCCACGGCCACCGCCGGATCGGGTTCATCGGCGACCAGCCGCGGATCCACACCGCCGTGGAACGGCTGCGGGGCTATCGTGCGGCGATGGAGGACGCGGAGCTGCCGGTCCATCCGTCGTGGGTCTCCCTGGGGTCGACGGCGCCGGAACGGGTACGCGGGGCGGTCGAGGAGATGCTGACCGGCCCGGAGCCGGTGACGGCGGTGTTCGCGGGCAACAACCGCGTCACGGTGACGGTGGTGCGCGCCCTGGCGGGACGGGAGCGGCGGACCGCGCTGGTCGGTTTCGACGATATCGAACTGGCCGATCTGCTCGGCATCACGGTCATCGCGCAGGACGCGGCGCTGCTGGGCCGCACGGCCGCGGAGCGGCTGTTCCGGCGGCTGGACGGCTTCAACGACGAACCGGCCCATATGACGCTGGCGACCAGGCTGATCGCCCGCGGTTCGGGCGAGATACCGCCGCAGTAG